A segment of the Labrus bergylta chromosome 11, fLabBer1.1, whole genome shotgun sequence genome:
GTTTTGATTACAAACAGGATACAAGACGATGACTCAAATAGACAGAGACAACTTCACAGGAAAgacaatgttaaaaatgttttgtcactGGCATGCTGTCAAAGCTCATGGGGGCTGTAATCAAATCCAAGATACATTTTCTATCTCAAGGAGGAAATTGATTTAGCCAGAGGAtcagagagagaacagaaaaacatcataacGTAAATAAATGGAGATGATCCATTTTCCTTATTTTGTCATTTACGCCTAGAGTCCTGTATGAATCGCTGTGAGAATGGCTTTGACTCTCTGAGGACGTGCCAGTGTGACTCCATGTGCAAGTACTACAAGAGCTGCTGCTCCGACTTTGAGGTCACCTGTGGCAtgacaagtaagaaaagtgtttttaaagaaacagcaTTCTTGTTTTGAGTCAAAATGGTGCAGCGAATAATGgtttatccattttttttttcagctcgtGGAGACACTTTTGAGTTAGCAGAGGACGATGATGATGAAAGCCCCACTCAAGCCCCTGAACTGCCTTTACCAGGCCAGTCTTTCACCTCCCGCAGCCGTCAGCAGGAGCCCACACGACGACCCGTGTCAGACTTCAGACCACAGCAGCGTCCAGAAACCACACCAGAAATGACCAGACCCCCTCGACTGATGTATGCCATTCTTCCAAGAAGCCCCGTCATACAAATTCCGCTCATTTCACAACTGATCCCAACCACACAGGAATCCCCCAACACTCCTCAACCCACTGAGACTGAAACAGCAGCTGAGACAACCACTGTTCCTGTGACAACGGCCACCACTGAGGCCCCTGACCCAGACgcaaaagtctgcagtgagcGGCCTTTTGACTCCTTCATGCAGCTAAAGAATGGCTCCATTTATGCCTTCAGAGGTGAGTGACTACATGTAGAAATGTAATCCCTTAATACGGAAATATGGTCATCTGACATTTAAAGGAGTTTAAAAATAACGTTTCTTACTGTGAGGAACTTGTTTTGTTGTAGGGGACTACTTTTTCGAGTTGGACCAGAAGTCGGTTCTTCCTGGTTATCCAAAGCTCATAAAGGACGTGTGGGGGATCAGTGGGCCCATTGATGCTGCCTTCACCCGGGTCAACTGTCAAGGGAAGACTTATATCTTCAAGGTGGGGACGTAGgaaatgaaattgaaattgaaagaATGTCTGATGCCGTCTGTGAAAGTTTAATGTTTATATCAAACCAAACATTCATCAGGGGAACAAGTACTGGAGGTTTGATGACGGTGTGCTGGATGACGACTACCCTCGAGATATCAGTGTGGGCTTTGATAAGATTCCTGATCATGTGGATGCAGCGTTTGCTCTGCCTGCTCCTGGTCACAATGGGAAAGAGAGGGTGTATTTTTTCAAAGGTACAGCCATATATTATGCAACGTCTCCTGTTATTTCTCCAGTATATTTAACATGAAGTTGCTCAAATGtcaattattttaatttgtttggtATCTTGTTGGGTTCCCCAGGGGATCAGTATCACATGTACGAGTTTCTGCACCAGCCATCTCATGAGGAGTGCGTCTCCATGTCTGAGAGGTCTCCCTCCACTCTGTTCAGACATTACACTGATGTTTACTACAACAACTATGAGCACTTCTTCAGTGAGCTTTTCTCTGACTGTGAGTTATGGTTTAAGGCGTTAATTTTTATGTTTAGCAGCAGGTAGATGTTGTCTCTTGCACAGCTTAATGTCTTCTAACGTTATTTAGTGCCTCAGCATCACGACAAACACCATTTCATCGACAAGGACTGGAAGGGCCTCAAGTCTCCTCTGGATGCTGCCATGGCGGGCAGAATTTACGTCACACCACCAAGATCCCGCAACGACTACTTGCCTGATCAGCAGTGGAATCAACAGCAAGGCCAGCAGTGGAACCGGCAGTACCAGCAGTACGGGCAGCAGTGGGACCAGCAGTACGGGCAGCAGTGGGGTCGAAGGAGGCAGAGCCGTTCTCCCTTCTGGGGTACCATGGCAGAGCGGGGGATGAACATGGGCCAGGAGTTTGCAGAACGGGGGATGGAAATGGGTCTGAGGTTggcagagaggaggatggagatgGAAGAGAGGCTCGGCAGGGACTGGGACAGGCAAGACCGGGACCAGGACAGACGGAGGGACAGTAACAGACAGAACAACAGAGGAGACAAGTCTGTCTTGCAGGTGGTCCGTCTGCCCATACAGAGCGTCTACTTCTTTAAAGGAGGTAACACAGCCAGGATACATTCATTAACAGCATAgtaaaaataattcatatttaatcATTCAACAACAGATTAAAATCATTCAATCTTAAAACTATAATGGTCTACTTCCATTGCTGTGAACCGATGCCCGTGTAAAGAAAAATATCTGCCATTTCACCGTCAATTGCTGAATGAGGTAACTCAGTGGTAATCGACCTTGAGATTGCAGTATTAAAAACTGCGAGTTGTGACATTCAGAGGGAAAGGAAGACCTCGTATCACAACATACTCACTCatgtgtgaagcagcagcatcCTTTTTCTGTCTTGAAATATTACCAGTTATCAGTAACTATGGTGGAATAAACAAGGAAAAGATTGACGACTACAAAACATTACGGCACAACCAAAACAAGTAAATATACATTTCCGTGTTCAGGTGAAcgtacacttaaaaaaataagcaaGTTTATAACTGCTCTCTTAACGGGATGCATAAGAGACAAAaacttatattttatttaaagtgttagAAAATTCTGGAAGAAGTTAGTGTCTTTGGTTTGTCTTTTCACCTGGACTGTTTGTCAAACTAAATAATCAATCTCTCCACCAGGCTACATGTGGAATATATAGatgttaaaggtttaaaaacaagcaacctgtgaacttttttgatttctttatgaTGAATAATAACAAGagataatgtaaaaaaaaaagcgtccACTTAATTATctatttatttcagtattttttacAGTTATCCAAATGTCCGTTAGCACAGAGCTAGCTGCAATTTAATCAAACTTTTGATAACGAACAGCAAATCTCTCACGAGGCTGCATTTAAATCTAATTCAACTTCATTATCCAAAGACAGGAGGGAAGTCATTTGACCAGAGGAACAAAGAGCACATCAAAAAgagcacaaaagaaaagaagtccACAGTTTCATTATGCTGCATCCAGTATGTTTGTCTTTATGCACATTTTGCTACTATGTCGACTTCTTacctcaataaaaaaaacacaagcatcataattcatcatttttgaagaacagaggaaataaaaccTCTGTGAGATGAACTACAGATGGAGACAGAAACTCTATAATTTCATTAAACATCCCCCAGCTCTGCCACAGAAGGCCTTTAATAACTGGTTTCTCATGCTTTGTAACAAAGAAACAGATACATTAAATCACTGAAGTTCCCATGACTGGTTAAAGACAAGACTGATAGTTAATAAAGGAGTGTTTTCCTGCTTATAACAGCAGAGAGTTATTGAAAGTTAGGTTTGCAGACTCAATGAAATGATGATCTCATGTTCTGTGTTTATAGATAAATACTACAGAGTGGACCTGAAGACCAAGAGAGTCGACCCCGCCATGCCTCCATACCCCAGGTCCATCGCCAAGTACTGGCTTGGCTGCTCAGGCACCACAGGGGCAGAGAAGTAGTCTAAGATCTTTTCAGTCTTTGCACAAGATGTATTAGAAATGGGAAAAGTGTGTCACACATGTTCAGTGTAATAAACAACTAGTTGATCTTTAGCTTCAGTAAATATTGGAGATCAGTGGTCAAAGTCCAGCTGGTTGATTTTCTGAACTGCGTTGTGAACATCAGCTGACCTGCTTATTAAACACAACTTCACTGAAAATAGTCTTGATTGTGTATTTTAGTAAATATGTTAACACTCATACTACTACTTATATTACTTTATGCTATAGCACCGTTTACAGTGTTTTACTACACT
Coding sequences within it:
- the vtna gene encoding vitronectin a, encoding MRLWAAVLLLALITHTLAADESCMNRCENGFDSLRTCQCDSMCKYYKSCCSDFEVTCGMTTRGDTFELAEDDDDESPTQAPELPLPGQSFTSRSRQQEPTRRPVSDFRPQQRPETTPEMTRPPRLMYAILPRSPVIQIPLISQLIPTTQESPNTPQPTETETAAETTTVPVTTATTEAPDPDAKVCSERPFDSFMQLKNGSIYAFRGDYFFELDQKSVLPGYPKLIKDVWGISGPIDAAFTRVNCQGKTYIFKGNKYWRFDDGVLDDDYPRDISVGFDKIPDHVDAAFALPAPGHNGKERVYFFKGDQYHMYEFLHQPSHEECVSMSERSPSTLFRHYTDVYYNNYEHFFSELFSDLPQHHDKHHFIDKDWKGLKSPLDAAMAGRIYVTPPRSRNDYLPDQQWNQQQGQQWNRQYQQYGQQWDQQYGQQWGRRRQSRSPFWGTMAERGMNMGQEFAERGMEMGLRLAERRMEMEERLGRDWDRQDRDQDRRRDSNRQNNRGDKSVLQVVRLPIQSVYFFKGDKYYRVDLKTKRVDPAMPPYPRSIAKYWLGCSGTTGAEK